DNA from Actinoplanes sp. SE50/110:
CGCGCCAGCCGAGCTCGTCGCTGACCAGGCTGGACCACCGGGCGCGCGGGTGTGTGGTGCCGCGCCAGCCGGTGACGATCGAGTCGCCGTAGAAGACGACGGTGGGATGGTTCAGCGCGTGCGGGGAAGTGGCCACGCCCGATGGTATCGATGCGGGTGGTCCCGGGACCGGGGGCCGGCACCCGCGTGCCGGCCCCGCGGGTGACCCGTCAGCTCAGGGTGAACTTCTGCGCCGCGCTGCCGTTGCAGTCCCAGATCTGCAGGCGGGTGCCGTTCGCGGTGGTGCCGTTCGGGGCGTCCAGGCAGCGGCCCGACTGCGGGTTGCGCAGGGAGCCGTCGGCCTGCTGCTGCCAGACCTGGCCGCCGACGCCGTTGCAGTCCCAGAGTTCGACCGGGGTGCCGTTGGCGGTGCCGTTGCCGTTGATGTCCAGGCAGCGGCCCAGGGTGCGCAGGGCGCCGTTCGACTGGTGGAACCAGTGCTGGTCGACGGCGTACGACTGGCAGTCCCAGATCTGGACCGCGGTGCCGTTGCCGCCGGTGTCGTCGCCGCCGACGTCGGTGCACTTGCCGCCCGGGGTGCCGACCACGCCGCCGGCGTTGACCGCGAACTTCTGTGCGGCCGCGCCGTTGCAGTCCCACAGTTGCAGGCGGGTGCCGTTGGCGGTGGTGCCGTTCGGCGAGTCGACGCAGCGGCCGGACTGCGGGTTGCGCAGCGAGCCGTCGGCCTGCTGGACGAACTTCTGCGCGCCGCCGCCGTTGCAGTCCCAGAGTTGCAGCGGCGTGCCGTTGGCGGTGCCGTTGCCGGTGGCGTCCAGGCAGCGGTTCAGGGTGCGCAGCGAGTTGTCGGCGAAGTGCGTCCAGCGCTGATCCTCCGAGAAGGACTGGCAGTCCCAGATCTGGACCGCGGCGCCGTTGGCGCCGGTGTCGTCGGCCGACACGTCGGTGCACTTGCCGCCGGGGCCGGTGACGGTGCCGGCCGGGCCGTTCGGGATGGTGGTCTGCCCGGCGTAGCCGACGCCGACCACGTTGGCCTGCACCGCGTTCTCGGCCGCGTCGGTCGGGTAACCGGCGACCATCGCGCCCTCGAACCAGGTGCCCCGGTTGCGGTTGCTGTTGTCGCCGCCGATGCCCAGGATGATCCCGCCCTCCTGGTGCATCGGGCGGTAACCCTGCTTGTCGGTCGGCAGCCCGCCGTTGAACCAGGTGGTCAGGCCTCCGGACTGGGAGTTCCCGCCCTTCAGCGCGTACGTCGTCTGGCCGTTGTTCTTCAGCACCGCGGTGACGAAGGCCGAGTTGTTGCCCGGGTTCGGGTTGGCCCCGTTCCCGCCCTGGAACATGCCGTTCTCCATGTCCGCCTCGATCCACGGACCGGAACCCTGGCACGGCGCGAAGTAGCAGGTGGTGGCGATGCTGACCGCGTCCATGTGTCCGTTGCCGGTGTCGTACGGGGTGGACTCCGCGTTGCCGTAGTCGAAGCAGCAGTCGGAGCCCACGTGGGTGCCGCTGGCCACCATGTACACGCCCTCGGGCTGACCGTTGACGGCCACCCCGGACGCGACGCCGTTGTAGCGGTAGCCCACGCCGGGGGAGACCCAGATGCCGTACACCTTGTGGCCGCCCGCGGTCACCGCGATCTCGCTCGCGTCGGCGCCCCGGTCGCCGCTGCCGGCCCCGCCGTCCGGCGCGATCTGCAGGTCGTTGTGCCG
Protein-coding regions in this window:
- a CDS encoding arabinofuranosidase catalytic domain-containing protein is translated as MRRKRSLGLLVAAAVSLVAGLLAAPGPAIAAASLPCDLYAAAGTPCVAAHSVTRALFGAYSGRLYQVTRASDGATHDIGTLAAGGYADAADQDAFCNGTTCRVTHIWDQTSRHNDLQIAPDGGAGSGDRGADASEIAVTAGGHKVYGIWVSPGVGYRYNGVASGVAVNGQPEGVYMVASGTHVGSDCCFDYGNAESTPYDTGNGHMDAVSIATTCYFAPCQGSGPWIEADMENGMFQGGNGANPNPGNNSAFVTAVLKNNGQTTYALKGGNSQSGGLTTWFNGGLPTDKQGYRPMHQEGGIILGIGGDNSNRNRGTWFEGAMVAGYPTDAAENAVQANVVGVGYAGQTTIPNGPAGTVTGPGGKCTDVSADDTGANGAAVQIWDCQSFSEDQRWTHFADNSLRTLNRCLDATGNGTANGTPLQLWDCNGGGAQKFVQQADGSLRNPQSGRCVDSPNGTTANGTRLQLWDCNGAAAQKFAVNAGGVVGTPGGKCTDVGGDDTGGNGTAVQIWDCQSYAVDQHWFHQSNGALRTLGRCLDINGNGTANGTPVELWDCNGVGGQVWQQQADGSLRNPQSGRCLDAPNGTTANGTRLQIWDCNGSAAQKFTLS